Within the Lacerta agilis isolate rLacAgi1 chromosome 15, rLacAgi1.pri, whole genome shotgun sequence genome, the region tgacagatggctgtcaagcctctgcttaaagacctccaaagaaagagattccaccacactccttggtagcaaattccactgccgaacagctcttactgtcaggaagttcttcctaatgtttaggtggaaccttctttcttgtagtttgaatccattgccccgtgtccgcttctctggagcagcagaaaacaacctttcaccctcctctttatgacatccttttatatatttgaacatggctatcatatcaccccttaaccttctcttctccaggctaaacatacccagctccctaagcctttcctcataaggcattgtttccaggcctttgaccattttggttgccctcttctggacatgttccagcttgtcagtatccttcttgaactgtggtgcccagaactggacacagtattccaggtgtcaCAGTATTCCAGGAGTCaaggacacagtattccaagagtcaatgtagacaatactgagcaaggtgTCCCAATGATCTGACTCGGGAGGAGGCACTTCACTATGCTCCTCTGTCCTCTCACAGTAGCTGACCAAATGCTTCCAGTCATGAGAACACAGCAAGAACCCTGATGGGTCAGATGAAGGATCCATCTCAAAAGGAGGCacagtgcatggttaaactatggaactcactgccacaggactACCATCCTATATGGTTTTAAAAAGATTAGACAGTGCAAGTTTTCTTGCTTGAACAGTGGAACattcttccccctttcttccccttcccccatgcaccctctaaatctgttctagggattCCCCCAAgactctggagcagatctggggagggcatggggggtgcagggaggagagaggggaaagttgtgctttgcaagcagaaatgctAGCGCTGACAGGGTGTGTCAGCTGACTACTGTCCCATATAAGCAAACTGAGACAAATTCCCTCCAAAATGCAGTCCCCAATGACATCGGGAGAAGCTTTGGCAGTTCAAATTTTTACTCCCAGAGGCAGGAAATGCCCCTAGAGACCAGCTGTTGCTGGGACTCATAATTGAGGAGGGGGCTGCTTTGtgcaggccctgcttgtgggcttcccatcgaGGCAACAagctggccactgtcagaacaggatgctgtactagatgggctccctttggcccaatccagcagccAAGACCTTCTGATGTCCTTCATTCTCACAGTGACCCGTTTTCCTTCTGCTCACCTTGACAGAACTTGGAACTGCTTGTGGAGGCACAACAGCCACTCCTTTTCTATAAATACCACGACTGCCTAATAGACAAGGCAGGGAATCGGATCAAACTGCCTCCTTTTGAAATCTTACAAGTGCCGGAAAGTTTCAGGCAGTAAtcttgagcacagcagctcaaGGTTTGCttttaatccttttttttaaaaaagtgaattgaAAAAGAGAGGAGAGTTTTTGCAAATGCACTTTCTTTCTGTGTCTTCTTGCACTCAGCAGTACGAAGGTCGCAGAAGTGGCTTTTTCGTGGAGCCTCCAAGAGAGAGTTAATGGAAGTTTCAGCAGGGGAGAGAATTCCTTAAGAACAACCATTGTGTTGCATTGAGTTATTCAAATAAATAGGAGAAATCTGTGTTCATCAGAACGTTTCAATTCGGAAATACATTGGATTCAGGGCTTTACAGGGAGATCATAGAAAAGAAGAGGTCTATCAGAAAGCTGTTAGTCATGATGGAGCCTCCATGTACATAGGGGTAGAATGGCACTGATTAACAGTGGCCAGCGGGGCAATCATGGGGCAATGCTTCATTCCTTGTCCCAATAGGAAGTGCATTATTGAACTAGACCCAGGATAGACAATGTGCTgctctctggatgttttggactacaactcccatcggtccCAGCAGCTAGCATGCCCAATGGCCAGGTattgtggaagttgtagtccacaacccAACATATGGAGGTCTTCATCTTGGCCATTCATGAACCAGGTGGAACCTTGGTCTGACATGGAAGTTCTCTTGCTATGCTCTTGGGTTCCAGGCTAGTAAGACACTGAGGTTCTGCCACACCTCCTGGTGTGTGACGGCTTTAGAAACATGAAGTCTGGCATCAGATTTCTGCatccaatgggggtggggaaatgtacCAGATTTCATgctgaaaacaaataaatgaagtgCCTAATTCTGACAGCCGAAAGGAAAGTCGGCTGATCCACACCATATGTTTTAAAGCTgctgggaatcctgggaactataggtTTTTttagggtacagtgaactgtagaTATATGAGggggctaaactacagttcccaagattattggtggggaggcctggtgcactaaatgcatggtgtgtgggTATGATCAACAAGTGTAAGATTTTCCAGTGCCCATTTGACCCATTGTCTTGTCCAGAATCCCACATCTTAGTTTTGTAAAAGCAACTCCTTCGCCCTTGTAAAACCAGAGATGCAAGGTGAAATCCAGCCTGCTCCTGCCTTCCTGTGCTCAGCCACAGCAACTATGACTGACAGGGGAGCAGACAGAGGCAGCTGCTGTGAAAACACAGGGCGACCTTTCCCTGCGCTGTCGAGTGACCTTTCTGGTTGTTGCTTGCTGATGCCGTCCAACCTAGGCAAAGCCAGTTTTTATTGCATTCCTGGTGACTATTCCCAGAACCTCTTAGGTACATTTTGAGCACCCCCAGTTTCCCAGGGTATGAAGAGCAGGCGCTGGCCAGACACATCAAGATAAGTCGGATACATTCACTGAAACTCGTTTCCTGCTCAAATTACTGGTTCGGTTGTGTAGATCTGGGGCCAAATCATTGCTTTTCAGGAGCCCCAGTGGCAAGCACTGAAAAGTGAGCCTGTGGTGGGTTCTCAGTGTGTGACAAAGCACTGCCCACTTGCCAGCACAGCTTGGGGAAGtggtgcaatcctgcacacacacacacatgctgtaaCCTGGCTGGCTCTGTTTAGTGCAGCTTCCTTTGTTACTATGGACCACTGACACCAATTAATTATTTCAGAATAACTAATTCAGTAGATGTGGCAGAGTCTGTGTTTCTCTTGCCTACAAGACCAGGTTAAATCCACAGCAACTCTGGTTAAAGGATCTCAGTGGGAATTGGGATAAATCTGTTGCTAGAGTGAGCcaggtggagcatctgcttgcaGACATAAGGTcaacctccagcatctccaggtagggcagaggGAGACTctaaaacctggagagctgctgccagtcagtgtagacaacactaacatagcttcctatgttctttaaATGAAGTCTGTGCAGACATTTGTCTGAACTGCTGACAGCTCCATGTGAATCAAGAAGAAATGGAGTTCCTATCTCCCAATAGCCCGTGTATAGCATGGCTTTCTGGAGAAAAACTTCATGGCCCATAATTGCGGCCATTAGGTCCAAAAATGTCATGCTTGCAGACATAAGAGCATTAGAAGAACCTGTGCgaaaccagcaagcagcattcaagcacaagaaccctctcccttcctggggtgtctagcaactgatattcaaaagcattgcgGCCTCCAGCTGcgggggcagagcatagccattatggctagtgaCCAtcaacagccccctcccctcctccatgaattggtctaatcctcttttaacacCGTCCAAGTTGGTTGCCGTCGCTGCCTCTTTTCACCATTTCAACTTTCTGGCCtgaactgtgtttgtgtgtgtgtacacacacacacacctacagcTGGCCCATATTTTCTCCTGGACCAAGTCCAGCATCCGTCTTGTCTCAGGTGTGCCCAATCACTTCCCAGCTGGGTGAGCTTCTCTGAGCCAACCCTGAATTCCCCCACTGGGGCTTAATTACACTGAAAGTTTTGTTTTCCTGGCTGGCTGGACTGGGCCCTTGCTgcagattaaataataataataataataataataataataataggatgtcTATGAGCTTCTCTGCAGAAGATGGTTAAATACCTCAGAAGACCAGAACCAACACAGCCTTATTAAAGCACAGCGCTGCTACGAATTCAAACCAGGCAGATTAAAAGTTACCTCCTTCTATAAATATTGAATATCTAAATGACAGAAGGTTCAGAGAAGAGTCTAAGTGGAGAAGGGCCACAGCTTTGTggtatagcaggcatgtccaacaggtagatcgtgatctaccggtagatcactagacgtctgtggtagatcaccggtagatcagtggctccctcaaaagaagctaaaaaactttgtctcccctaaaaataaactcaacatctttgccctgcacccctaaaatgacctaaaccaccaaaaacagggttttccttcctaaaaaaagctcaacaactttgacctgaaccccctgaactctgagtagatcacattctcttggaagttggccacccctgtggtatagcatctgctttgcatgcaggaagcatCAAACTCAGTCCCTAGCAGTCAATTAAATTAGCATTTCCAAAACCaggtcccctccagatgttttgaactacccTCGCAATCTCAGCCCATAATCTAGCCATGATGGGTCCTGgtgtccaatgacatctggacagccccatgttgggtgggACTGAGGTAGGTAGCAGGAGATGAGAGAGACCTTTGGCAGAGATCCAAGAAAGCCattgctactcagagtagaaaaCACTGGCCTTTAAGGACAAACTCATTATAATGCTGTTTCCTATAAGCAAAGTCCATGGAGTATCAGGAAAGGGAGACCTgtgggggccctccagatgttgttggactacaactcccatcgcccaTGACCactggcaggagctgatgggagctggagtccaacaacttccagagggccacaggttcccaatccctgaaAGAGATCAATCAGGTTTCTGCAGACCATTCTTAGCTTTAGTCCAGAAAGATGGATTGTGCCTGAAGGAACTATCATCAGTGCTTTGGTTTTTTTGAACAACAGAGAGAGCCATTAAATCCTTAATGCAGACAGATCTAACAAAGACACAACACATTACATGTTTTCTCTGTTGTATGACAAATCTTTGGGCTTATCCTTGGGCTTATCCTTATCCACacttccaggcacaggtccaaaATTTCCAGGTCCGTGTCTGAGCAATTTTTTGGGGGTTCCCACTGCTTTCCCTAGGAAAATCCACTGTTTTGcattgaattggaaaaaaatggcaATTGCAGAAATGTGGCTGAGCCCCAAGAGATGAGAACACACAAGAATAAAGAAATTAATTCTGAAAGCAGACACAATAAAGTCATGTTccttaattttagtgggtcttcTTTGAGGAGGACTAACATTCCATATAAGCCCAGGTTTCataaggttgtatccaactaggTTCTATTCAGGGTAGATGcatcagaggtgccagcttctccagaggattgagggggggggggggcgacaaggACGCAAGGAACCAGGGAGTGCAACCAAACACCCACAGAAagttgagggggcccagccccctcaaaaaatacaTTTGGGGGATCAAAACTGCCTCGGCCCCTGGGAGTCAGTGCCTGTTAACATTAAATTAAATTGGTCACACCCATTAtgttcactgggtctactctgagtaggactaactttGATTGCAAGCCGCAGAAATACAGAATCCAGACACTTGCTTCATTAAGTGAGATCTGGGATCTGCACATGCAGACTCGAAAATGAGCAATTATTTGagaattttaacatttgttttggTTTGATGACTAACTCTGTTCCAATCATTGCTCATGTATATTTTAAAGTGAAGCAGGTTAAAATGCACGTGACACGCATGAACACTGTGCCTTTTGTGTGCAGTTATTCACACTCCTGAGTTCAATTAAAAAATACTGGCTGTGATGCCTTGGTCTCTTCAGTGAAATATGAGGTTGTGACTTCAGGCCAGGATTTTGGGGCCCATTGGATGCAGGTTCCCATTCAACAGAATGGGCAGGAGGAACCCCCTAAACAGCAGGACTgccttgccacattttgaagtaagtgaaggTGTACACATTACCATCTGAGTCCTCCTCCACCCAATATACTATCATGAGGTCAAATCCTAAAATTATTTATCTGTTCCAAACCACTACACACCAGACCAATTTAATTAATTTAGTCATTACTTTTGTGCATGCAGAGCTGTTTTATTCTCCCATAACTTTCAGGTATCGTACGACCATATGGAATGGGGAGCATGACTGAATGTGAGATACCCCATCCTGCAACAACCATCCTGGATCATTCCTCTCCTAGTCTGCTATTTAGACTAGCAATGATCAGCAGAAGGATTTGCCTAACCTCTCTGTGCCTTACACATCTTGAGTTGCTGTCCAACACACCTAAATAACACTTCATTTAGAAACATGTTTGACATTGGCAAGGGTTAGCAATGACAGCACAAATATCATGCATATAGCTTACCAGTTGCTTCCACCATCCCCTCCAAAATGACCACGATTTCAAACTCCTCTTTCTCCAGCTGGGCACGGGACATCTCCCAGAAGGGGCTCTTCTCATTGATTTCGTGGGAGATGATGAGAGGGGAGACCAGAAAGAGCCTGTCGTCCCCTGTGTCAAACCCTACGTTGATGTCCGTTTGGTTTAGGGGGATGAACTCCCCTTCTTTGGTCTGTTTGGATTTTATCAGTTTTGCTCTGATGGAAGCCTCCACTATGTGGGAATTCCTCAAGTCCCCAACCCGGAACATGAGACACAGCTTCTCGTCCCTGATGGATATCACAGCATTGTTGGAAAACATGAGGGTCTCTGCTCTCTTTTTGGGCTGGCTGATCTTTACAAACATACACCCTACCATGAACGCGTTGACTATAGAGCCCAGGATGGCCTGGACCAAGAGCAGGATGATGCCTTCTGGGCATTTCTCAGTGATCACTCGATGGCCGTACCCAATGGTGGTCTCCGTCTCAATAGAGAACAGAAATGCCGAAACAAACCCACTGAGATTGTCGACACAAGGGATCCAGTCTTCGTCTTCTGCGTGATCCAGGTCTCCTCGGATGTAAGCAATGAGCCACCAAATGAAACCAAAAAACAGCCAGGTGATGGTGTAGACCATGGTGAAGACAAGGAGGTTGAAGCGCCATTTGAGGTCCACCAAGGTGGTGAAAAGGTCACTGAGATATCGGTAGGTCTCCTGGACATTCCCGTGGTGCACATTGCACTTGCCGCTTTTCTCCATGTAGCGCTGGCGTGGCTTCTTGATCTCTGCTGCCAGGAGACGCGTTCGGTCAGTGGCGATGGGAACATCATCCCGGACTTGCTTGGGAATCTTCTTATGCTCTCTCGGAGTCACGCCAATTTCCATGTCCTGGTTCATGAAGATTCTAGAATCTCCAGCCATGGTTGGGCTACAGCAAAGAACAAGAAACACAAGAGGAGATCAAAGCAGCTCTCCTGAACACATGTGAGGTTGCGCTAGCTGAGGTACACTAGATAATCCCTTTTGCAACTTTTTGAAAAAACACATAATTCAGCTGCCATATAAAATGTTAACCGCATAGAAGGGTCTTTCCTGTTGCAGCACCTAAGCTATGGAATGTTCTGCCCAGGTAAGCTCACCTGGTACTTAGTCTGTTGGTAGGTGAAGACATTTTAAGATCAGCCTTAAGGATGTGTATCTGCATTATGCTGTAATGACTGGTGGCACCAGGGTtgcctgctgaaatatgagatgcCCCATCAGCACTGGCAGACCACCAGCTACTGAATACACACACCTGTTTAAACATTTCCCAGAATTGaatttcttgttttattgtttaaatCGTTTGTTTTTAGTGTATATTTCAATTAAGGGTGCTTCTATGACCTAATGGATTGTTACTGTGTATTTTAATAATGTATTGATTTTATAAACCACTTATATGACAtctgggtggagccagagtcaaatATGTGCAGAGCTGTGCCATttccaggtggcactgtgggttagaccacagagtctaggacttgctgatcagaaggtcggcggttcgaatccctgccacggggtgagctcccgttgctcggtccctgctcctgcccacctagcagtttgaaagcacgtcaaagtgcaagtagataaatagggaccgttccagcgggaaggtaaatggcatttccgtgtgctgctctggttcgccagaagcggctttgtcatgctggccacatgacccggaagctgtctgcggacaaacgccggctccctcggccagtaaagcgagatgagcaccacaaccccagagtcagacacaactggacctggtggtcaggggtccctttacctttacttcataTGACAtctgggtggagccagagtcaaatATGTGCAGAGCTGGGccatttttaaagttttgttcaTTAAAGTATAGACACTCTGCTCATTCAAGAGCTATCATTACTTTTGCCTGGACACAAATGAATTGTGTTTGTTAGATAACCAAGCAGAGGTGCGAATTATTTGTCAGATCTTCTCAAGGATCGTCTCCAGCAAACCAGGGGTCTTTTGCAGATACTTCATCTGTTAATGGAAGCCCTTTGTGgtggaaaacagaaaaggaagaacCTGCCAGAAAACCTATCATTGAGCTTCAGACAAAGGAAGGATTCCCTGCAGAGAATGTGCTCACCACCTCCTCTGTACATGAAAGAGAGAAGACAGCAGTAGGCTTCCTGATGCCCATACATTGCAAATCCTATTAAACCCTAACCAATGCTGTTAATTCTCTATCTTTGATCTTTTTATGGCTTTATGGATAGAGTAAGATGAACAATGTGATTAGGGAGATGAGCCCTGGGAAAAGCGAAAGTCTAAACCAAGGAGCAGCTGAAGAAAATTCTTTGTAATCTttgcaagtcactttgagacttccTTGATGGTCAAAAGTCACACTTACGTTCTTGCAAAATGCTTAGAGGTTTCCTTATATCCAAGAAGTATATCCATtttgccaaacaaacaaacaaacaaatattgaaGTTGATAAATTACCCAACTCACTAATGTTAACGAAATAACTAATGCTAGATCCAAACTCTGACACTGAATTGCCCACATTGAATTCCATAAGATTTACCTCTGCAGAGACATGGTGAGCTCTGAGCTTTTACTAACGAATTAACATATAAGTACCAATCAACATAaggagatccctgctggatctggccaaagagggcccatctagtccaacatcctttcatcccagtggccaactggatgctttggggaagcccacaagcccaCACACTTGTCATTCCCACCTTGGCTTCCACAAAACCTCTGAGGAAGCCCGGTGAAGTTCACTCAAGTATATCTGTGTCCTTACCTCAGcatgagaggcagtgtggcacaAGACATAAGAGGTTGGCTTTGATCCTGGGAGCCCTGTGTTCAAATTCCATCTCACGCAAGAACCTTCGAGGCAGGCTTGGCATCATCACCATTTCTCTGTCAGCCTCCACATTCCAGCTACAAAGATAAGAGCAAAGCAAAGAATGTGCATGACTTGGGGCAGTTTCTCTTAAAGCAGGGGGTGAGGAACCAGGAGCCAAACGTGGCCCTTCAGAGCTTTCTATGAGGTCTCCAGGACTTTCCACAGGCCAGAACCCTTGCTAGTCcacacccctcccctcctccacatccTCCTTGACTGCTTTTGCAGGTCCAGAATGCAACTTTGAACTGGGATGGTGTCCCTTGCTTGCCAGGTtggaggaatcatagaactgtagagttggaagagatctcaGGGGTCATCTTGTATAACCCcctgcatgtggcccctggaaggctgtccatgagcaaatgtggccctctggctgcAAAGGTTTCTCTGTCCCTGTGCTAAGCGAGTTGGTTTCTCTGTCCTCCAAGGGAATGTCTAGGTGAGTTTATAATACTTATCCTTTCGCACATATAAATGATAGGAGTATAAAGTAGTGTAAAATAAAGTGCTTTCCCCCTTCAGATGGGAAGCAGTGAAACTGCAAGGACTGGGTGTcacagagcatgtgcagaattcatTCTGAcaattcctttcttttcttgagaCACACATCTTTCTTAAGCGCAAAGATTTCTTGACTGTGCTGCAGAGTACTGGTACTTTGTAGTCAAAGGAaagttaaaatatttaaaagggcAATGTGCCGTGGTACATGTGCAGAAAACCGCACTTTGAaggccatcttcttcttctttaaatacaAACCATAATGAAAGTTCAGAAACAGCAAAGCCAGCTGACCATACAATTTTATTTTGAGCTTCCATCTTCCTGATCTGGAAACTGGTTAGGAGAAAAGCGTTCAATTCTGGATACGTGTAGTTGGCAACCCTAAATATTGCAGAGTGGTCTGTGGCTATTAAGGGCATTGTGCCGGATGGGATCATTGTGCGTGTAAAATCAAAGATTTGGACGTTGACCtgggagatcatagaatcatatgagTGTAGATTTAGAAGAAACCCCCAAGGGTCACCgagtcaaccccctgcaacacaggaatcatgGCGAAAGATTCCCTGACATTCAGGATCATCGAGTTCAACCTGCTGCTCAATCTAGGAGCGCAACTTCGGCATCTCTGGCAAAAGGCCCCTCAGCCTCTTTTTGAGCAACTCCTTCAAAGGAGAGCCACCCTCTTCTTGAGGCCCTTCCTGTTCCTCTGTTGAACAGCCCTTCCAATTAGGAAGTGTCTCCAGACGTTCAGCCTAAATCTGCTCCTTTGCCATTTCCACCCCCTTATTGCAGactgctgctttcttttctttccttttttaaaaaggtcaccTTTAAGAGCTGCAAACAATTCATCAAATGcaccccccctcctgctgcgCCCTCCTTGCTGAAGATTCTTTGGAACAGGGATTTGACCTGCATTCTATCTTTGCGTGAGGaaaaggattccctgaagccgcTGTTTGGCTGCTCCCTTTGGGCCTCGGGGATCCTTCCTTTCTGCCAACCTTTGTTCCGCCTGTCTCTGTGCTCAAACACAGCTTCCCCTCCCCTGTGGCTGCTTATTATGGGAGGAAAACATTAGTGGCACAAAAGCCGACTTTCAGGGAATCTCATTTATCATTATTGATCTTTTCATTTAGGAACTCCTGACAACTTAATGTGTCATGTGAAAACCACTTTGCTGTTGCATCTGGTTAGCCTACACcgcaatatttattattattattattattattattattattattattattattattattattattttctcaggaagcacagagcaagacaagcAATGAAGTGCCCtctgcagcatagctgtcaacttttgccttttcttgcgaggaatcctattcggaataagggaatttccctttttttaaaaagtaaaaagttGACGGCTATGCTCTGCAGCACGACAAAATGGATTCCTAGATGTCTTCCCCACCTTCTGGGAGTAATTCCCATTCAAAATGTAATCTGGGCTCAGTGCAGAAGTAATGAAAATTGCATTTCATCTTCTGTGGTTTTTGTTACCTTGGCATGAACAGCAGAGAGGGGAATTAATGCCAGCTCACAATGGAATCCTTTAAGGGCTGCTGACGAGATGCCCACCTCCAGAAGTACAAAGGGAACTGATGGAGGAGAGTTACTTAGCAAAGCAGCCAGGTAGCCTATCTATCTCTGACAATGGGACTCCAGCTGCTGGCAGCTGGGCTCCCCATCTTCCTCTTGGAAACACTGCGGTGATGGAGGGAAATTGGGGCAGTGGAAGGAGGGAGCATTTCTTGTTTCTCCATTAGCTTTGGGCGGGAAGCATGGGGCTCTCAGAAATCTTCCCTCTCTGTACAGCCCTGCTCTGGCTCCgcagtcagaggcagcgatgcttttGAATGcccgtttcatagaatcatagagttggaagagaccacaagggccatccagtccaaccccctgccaagcaggaaacaccatcaaagcattcctgacagaaggctgtcaagcctctgcttaaagacctccaaaggaggagactccacaacactccttggcagcaaagcccactgttgaacggctcttactgtcaggaagttcttcctaattgttaggtggaatcttctttcttgtagtttgaatccattgctccgtgtccgcttctctggagcagcagaaaacaacctttctccttcctccaagtctatatgacatccttttatatatttgaacatggctatcatatcaccccttaaccttctcttctccaggctaaacatacccaccagcctccctaagccgttcctcataaggcattgtttccaggcctttgaccattttggttgccctcctctggacacgttccagcttgttctggaaaccgcaggaggggagagggttcctGTGCCCCACTTGTGGGttccccattggggcatctggttggccactgtgagaacaggatgctggattagatgggtgaAGCGAAACGCAACAGATGGGCACCCCTTAgatgggccagatccagcagggctgttcttaggTTTGTACGTTCTGG harbors:
- the KCNJ5 gene encoding G protein-activated inward rectifier potassium channel 4 produces the protein MSCATLPLMLSPTMAGDSRIFMNQDMEIGVTPREHKKIPKQVRDDVPIATDRTRLLAAEIKKPRQRYMEKSGKCNVHHGNVQETYRYLSDLFTTLVDLKWRFNLLVFTMVYTITWLFFGFIWWLIAYIRGDLDHAEDEDWIPCVDNLSGFVSAFLFSIETETTIGYGHRVITEKCPEGIILLLVQAILGSIVNAFMVGCMFVKISQPKKRAETLMFSNNAVISIRDEKLCLMFRVGDLRNSHIVEASIRAKLIKSKQTKEGEFIPLNQTDINVGFDTGDDRLFLVSPLIISHEINEKSPFWEMSRAQLEKEEFEIVVILEGMVEATGMTCQARSSYMDKEVLWGHRFTPVLTLEKDFYEVDYNSFHSTYETNTPECCAKELAESFREGHLLSHLSSANLLGGEEPEKSKEEEGEEEGVVQEKDGSKEEGQEPAELNGANGMAGELKDSMSL